The nucleotide sequence TTGCTGAGAGTATTTGggggaaggagaagaaggaagatgagatgatggttgatgatgatggagattgGTTGGAACAATCTTTTGTGTTTGGGGTGCTTACCAGTTTAGGAGGTGATGAAGAAGTTGTAAAAGCCAAGTTGAGGTCTGTTTCTTCCAAGACTAGGAAGAGACTTAAGAAGCTTTTCAACTTGTTGGAAGCTGAGAAGAACAAGTGCTTTTTGCTCAAGGCTCAGATTGTCAAGGAGGTGACTTCTGCTATTATCTCTTAGAGATTAGCAtctaattagatttttttaagtttgggttCAGGTTCGGATCGGGTATTTTGAATCGGGTTCGGATTAAATTTTTGGGTTCGGATATGTATAATATACAGCTTAAACAATAGTTTTAATTCcgacaaaacaaacacaatagcTTTGTTTAGAAAAACAATAGTTTTAATTCCGGCAAAACAAACCACAATAGCTTTGTTTAGAAGAACCGCTTTAACTTAGAAATGTCCAACAGAGTAAAACGCATTGCACCACTAAGCTCCAATTACCGAATCTAAACACCAGAGACCGCAAATATAATATTCTGGTCGGGTTTATACACAAACAGAGATAATAACATCATAATAGTAGCATTTGGTTCATCAAATGAATTCAGTTTTTAGTTAAAACCAGAATAAATACAGAGGCATTGCGGAGCAAGAAGCGAGCGTGGGCATGCACCAAACCTATTATCTTACGAACCTGACGATTATACAGGTCTATGCTAAATCACTTCACATCTGCACCTGACaaatcaaatgaattggatAGTAATAATTAGCAAATGTAGGTTGCATATGTGTGTACATAAATATGCAATGTTATTGTGCAATCTAAacgtatatatgtataagcACATATACAAGAGAGTTATCCGGAAACAATTCTCAGATCCTTGGTAAACCCTAACCGGCATTGTATTTGTTACCAGTAAGTAATTCATCATATCATACATTAACTTAGGTAGGAGACAATGCATGACAAGTACACTATCACCCATTACAGCAATTGTGGAACCTGTTGCTAACAAGATCTATTGGACACCATAGTTTTGTACTACAAAGTGTGATTAACAAAGAAATGGATAATAGTCAGCCTAAAACCCTATTTGTGTCAAATTAGTGTTGCAATCAAGAATCACTAGAACCAAATTAAGCTACACGACTATCTATAATGGCAAATGCAGAACACGACATAAACCATTACTCATCTATTTCACAGTTATGTAGCGAATCAGAAACTCGAACCTCAAACTCTAAGGAGCTGCATTTTGTTAGCGAAAGCAATGCCAATCCAATCAGGCTGCGAAGAGGACCACTGCAATTGGTTAATCTCCGAACCAGCCGAGTAAACAGACATGGGATCAATCCCATTAGGTCCAGCTACAGTCGGAAGCTCCCAAATAAGAGCCTGCGTATCATCACCACCAGAGCAAATGTGCTTACAGCTCTGTGGCGCCCAAGCTATAGCATTAACACTAGCCTGGTGACGTTCAAGCTCCGCAACAGGCATCGTAGGCGAACGAATATCAAGTATCACAACCTTATTAGAATCCATCAAAATCGTGGCCATGTATCTAAGATCTTGCTTGTTCCAAGCGAGTCTTAACAGAGGCGTATCAGGCTGAGGACTCTCGTAGATGATCGTAGAATGTTCCTTATCGCGTAAATCGAAGATCCTAACGGATCCATCAGCAGAGACGGATGCGAAAACCCTAGCTTCTCCCCAAGCAATGTCATGAACCTCTTTATCATGAGCTATGAGCTGAGTCTCAACAACACACTTCTCAATATCCCAAATCGTACAAGTCGTATCAATACTACAAGTCCCGAGCCGTTTCGGCTCAACATCGTTCCAATCAAAAGAGGTCAACGGCGCACAGAACTCACTCGTTTTGCTGTTGTTGAGAACAGAGATAGGCTCAACGGTGGAAGAATCTTCGTTAATCTCCCAGAGACGGAGGAAATCGCCGGAAGAAGCGAGCAGATCTCCGGATGAAGGACGACGGAGAGAAGGAGGACTGAACATAAGCTTCGTAGGAGGATAAGGATGCTCGAAGGAGAGATTCGGGAGAGGCTTCACGGTCATGGAATCGGAATCGAAAGAGAGGATGTCGATGCGGTTGTTGTAATCTTCGAGGAAGCTTCCGACGGCGATTCTGTGGCCGGAGGAAGTGTTGGCGGCGCGGAGAGATGAGAAAGCCATGGCGTAGAGTGGATAAGGTGAATCGTAGGTTACGGCGGTTTCCGATCTGGATAACGAATCTGGAGCTGAGTTATCCATGGCGAAGATGTGTGATCTGAATTCGATTCGATTCGATGATGGTGCTTCTTCGCGACGATAGTGAGAGAAAGTTTCACGGTCAGTGTCAGTcggattttgttattttttttgaagagaCGGAGAGAAAAAATCAATGGAGACGGCGTGGATCAAGTTACAAACACTCTGGTTAAATTAGTATCTTTGGTCTATGAAGATAATGGGCTTTTTTATATGCGTATTTGGGCTTTAGGTCTTCAGATAGTGGGAATTTTCTTTTAACACTTGGAGAACTTATAGAACGGGCCCTAATTATTGGATGGAATttttagttttggaaaatatatatatattttttttaacccttcaATTGCATTGATTAAGAACTAGCAAATACAGAGTTAAAATCAGACAAAATACAAGGGGGAATTGAGTAATATAAAGAGAGATCAATAGGCCTTTCACGCTGGACTTTAGCTAGTTTGTCCGCCAACAAGTTTGATTGCCTTGATGTCCATCGGAAAATAACATTATCAAATCTCGACGATCAACCTTTTATTTCTTGCAACCAATTGTAGACATCAAAGTGCAGAGAGGGAGAGTTAATTGCCTTGACCAACCTTTGACAATCACCTTCAAAAATAACATTCTTATACCCATTGCTCCACGCTTGTTGCATAGCAAATATGAGGCTTTGACACTCTGCTTCAAAGGCTGACATAACTCTAGACCCTCTGGCTTGACCTGCCTCCATAAACTGACCTTGATCATCACGCACAATCCAACCCGCTGTTGCTTGTctgtttatatttaaaaagcTACCATCATAATTGCACTTAACCCATCCAAATGGTGGTTTTTGCTAGGGAGAGTTATCTCGTCGAGCCCTGCGGATAGAACTTGGGACCTGGGTATTATCTCGTGGGCTTGAAGGGGTGATAGCTAACCATTCATCTGTTTCTTGTTGAGCTGTTTTCAACAAGTTCTGCCAACTAAGATTTTTCCTCTGGAAGATAAGCTTATTGCGACATGTCCATATATTCCACATAATCCAAAATGGGAGAAGAGAGAGTCGATCATAGTGACTTCTCTGTTTATGAAACTCTAGAATCCCCTTAAGTTTGTCTTCCAACGGCTCAACTGGACTTAGTAGACTCCTGATAGGAATATTAGAGCAACGCCAGATTTGCATAGCATGGGGGCATGTGAAGAAGAGATGCTCAGTAGTTTCAAACTGATCACACCGTTTACAATATGGGTTAGAAGAGATGTTCTTCGCACTAGTTCATCACCTGTAGCAAGTGCACGAGAAGTCATACGCCAGAGGAAGTGTTTGAATTTTGGAGGGAGCTTTGTTTTCCAGATCTCTGATTTTAACTGTGGATTTCCAAACGGTGGTCTTATATGAAATTCTTGTTCTGGGAGATGTGTAGCGAGCCAATAGCCGGACTTGACTGTGTAGAGACCATTTTCCGTATAGTGCCAACCTAGATAGTCTTGGTTTTGCCAGGGACTTTTCTTTATCCGAATAACGTGATTGACATCATCCGGGTGAATCTTCTCTCGGATTAACCTCTCATTCCATCCGCTACGGTTTGGCATAAAGAGGGTGTTTACTGTGGAAAAGTCATCCTGTGTATTTGGAGCTAACCGTGGTGGTCGAGGTGGGTGTACTGGTAACCAAGGATCAGTCCATGTCTTAATACGTAATCCGTCGCTAATAGTAAAACGCAAACCTTGTTTAAGAAGATCACGACCACATAATAGCGATTGCCATCCAAAAGAAGGCTGTGTTCCTCTCGTAGCCTCCAAAATATTAGAATCAACAAAGTAACGACCTTTAAGTATACGTGCCATGAGACTGTTTGGATTTTGTAGTATTCTCCAGGCTTGTTTGCCAAGCAGAGCTTCATTGAACCGTTCTATATCTCGAAAACCAAGCCCTCCTTCTTTCTTCATATACTTTAAGCGATACCATGCTAACCAATGCACTGCATTACCATTTTGCTGAGT is from Camelina sativa cultivar DH55 chromosome 20, Cs, whole genome shotgun sequence and encodes:
- the LOC104770852 gene encoding protein TRANSPARENT TESTA GLABRA 1, translated to MDNSAPDSLSRSETAVTYDSPYPLYAMAFSSLRAANTSSGHRIAVGSFLEDYNNRIDILSFDSDSMTVKPLPNLSFEHPYPPTKLMFSPPSLRRPSSGDLLASSGDFLRLWEINEDSSTVEPISVLNNSKTSEFCAPLTSFDWNDVEPKRLGTCSIDTTCTIWDIEKCVVETQLIAHDKEVHDIAWGEARVFASVSADGSVRIFDLRDKEHSTIIYESPQPDTPLLRLAWNKQDLRYMATILMDSNKVVILDIRSPTMPVAELERHQASVNAIAWAPQSCKHICSGGDDTQALIWELPTVAGPNGIDPMSVYSAGSEINQLQWSSSQPDWIGIAFANKMQLLRV